The following are encoded together in the Candidatus Omnitrophota bacterium genome:
- a CDS encoding NAD(P)-dependent oxidoreductase, with the protein MRILMTGSTGFIGSHLAKALYFSGQHDLVLVKRAHSDLSLIKQLNSKVRMYSLSESADNIYDIMEKEKPDIVIHLASLFLSKHNPSQIDGLIQSNITFPVKLLDAMASAGVKKIINTGTSWEHFNGSKDYDPVCLYAATKKALEDILLYYVNAKKFSALTLKLFDTYGPGDPRPKLFALLKKHLRESSTFVLSPGKQLLDLLYIEDVVGAYLSAVNYLSKKKTVMHEAFSIGSGRPRTLKEVVSTFEKVVGKKMNIEWGGQPYREREVMFSKADIAKAKEKLRWKPKYSLEQGIAKMISEEVI; encoded by the coding sequence ATGCGTATTCTCATGACCGGAAGCACAGGATTTATCGGATCGCATTTGGCCAAAGCCTTGTATTTTTCCGGGCAACATGACCTTGTTTTAGTCAAGAGAGCTCATTCCGATCTTTCCTTGATCAAACAGCTGAATAGCAAAGTCCGCATGTATTCCTTAAGCGAGTCCGCCGATAATATTTACGATATTATGGAAAAAGAAAAACCGGATATCGTTATCCATTTAGCGTCTCTTTTCTTAAGCAAACATAACCCTTCGCAGATCGACGGACTGATCCAATCGAACATCACCTTTCCGGTGAAGCTCTTAGACGCCATGGCATCTGCCGGCGTTAAGAAAATCATCAATACCGGAACTTCTTGGGAGCATTTTAACGGCAGTAAAGATTACGATCCCGTTTGCCTTTATGCGGCGACAAAAAAAGCCTTGGAAGATATCCTACTTTATTATGTGAACGCAAAGAAATTTTCGGCGTTAACTTTAAAATTGTTTGATACTTATGGGCCAGGCGACCCTCGTCCGAAATTATTTGCACTGCTTAAAAAACACCTTCGGGAGAGCTCAACTTTTGTTCTTTCACCGGGAAAACAGCTTCTAGATCTTCTCTATATTGAAGATGTGGTCGGCGCTTATCTTAGCGCGGTTAATTATCTGAGCAAAAAAAAGACCGTGATGCATGAAGCTTTCTCGATCGGCTCAGGCCGCCCTAGAACTTTAAAAGAAGTTGTTTCTACATTTGAGAAAGTTGTTGGGAAAAAGATGAACATTGAATGGGGCGGACAACCATATCGGGAACGCGAAGTGATGTTCTCAAAAGCAGACATTGCGAAAGCAAAAGAAAAATTAAGGTGGAAACCGAAATATTCCCTGGAACAAGGTATCGCAAAAATGATCTCTGAGGAGGTAATTTAA
- a CDS encoding dTDP-4-dehydrorhamnose 3,5-epimerase family protein has translation MIEGVEVIALKQISDERGKIMHMLKSTDKHFKKFGEIYFSCVHPGAIKGWHRHKKMTLNYAVPFGKIKLVLFDDRAKSKTKGELTEMFLSPEHYQLVIIPPLVWNGFKGLGVETSIVTNCATLAHDPQEIERLSPFDPSIPYDWSCKHG, from the coding sequence ATGATCGAAGGTGTTGAAGTCATAGCGTTAAAGCAGATTTCCGATGAGCGTGGCAAGATCATGCATATGCTCAAATCGACCGATAAGCATTTTAAGAAATTCGGTGAGATCTATTTTTCCTGTGTTCATCCCGGCGCTATTAAGGGATGGCACCGGCACAAAAAGATGACTTTAAATTATGCCGTGCCGTTTGGAAAGATCAAGCTTGTTTTGTTTGATGACAGAGCGAAATCAAAGACAAAAGGTGAACTAACAGAGATGTTTTTAAGCCCCGAGCATTATCAGCTTGTTATTATCCCGCCTTTGGTTTGGAACGGATTCAAAGGATTAGGTGTTGAGACGTCCATTGTCACTAATTGCGCGACATTAGCTCATGACCCCCAAGAGATCGAACGGTTAAGCCCGTTTGACCCCAGCATTCCCTATGATTGGTCTTGCAAACACGGATAA
- a CDS encoding glycosyltransferase family 2 protein — protein MIQLSKRILIYIPCYNCEQKIVQVLKEIPVEFYGQSECLVIDNQSTDKTAQVVLDEIKRSAIPLKIHLIRTNENLGYAGSQKLAYQIAVDAPSVEYILMLHGDGQYPPEQTKQFLPYIGQDYALVNGFRDKKTYPSLEETPFLTYIIIKFLSWLESLLTGLKHKEWHTGFVMYRKDFLAAVAFARFSAYRHIDGEFLMCAGILRKKTASVPIYKKYKDCDYFRGAERVKYISHVFKIILRFLSGYYHRILSEKPFPKVASTFDLLT, from the coding sequence ATGATACAGCTTAGCAAAAGAATTCTCATCTATATTCCGTGTTATAACTGCGAGCAGAAAATCGTTCAAGTTCTTAAAGAAATTCCTGTCGAATTTTACGGTCAAAGTGAATGTTTGGTGATCGACAATCAAAGTACCGACAAAACCGCGCAAGTTGTTTTAGATGAAATAAAACGATCCGCAATTCCTCTAAAGATCCATCTGATCCGCACAAACGAAAATTTAGGTTATGCCGGCTCGCAAAAATTGGCCTATCAAATTGCCGTTGACGCGCCATCGGTCGAATATATTCTAATGCTGCACGGTGACGGACAATATCCTCCGGAACAAACGAAACAATTCTTGCCGTATATCGGCCAAGACTATGCTTTAGTGAATGGTTTTCGCGATAAGAAAACATATCCTTCTCTAGAAGAAACTCCCTTCCTGACATATATCATTATTAAATTCTTAAGCTGGCTGGAAAGTCTTTTGACGGGACTTAAACACAAAGAATGGCATACCGGCTTTGTGATGTATCGCAAGGATTTTTTAGCGGCGGTGGCGTTTGCGCGTTTTTCTGCGTATCGCCATATCGACGGGGAATTCTTGATGTGCGCTGGGATTTTAAGGAAGAAAACGGCTTCCGTTCCTATTTATAAAAAATATAAAGATTGTGATTATTTTCGTGGAGCGGAGCGGGTGAAATATATCAGCCATGTTTTTAAGATCATTCTAAGATTCTTGTCCGGTTACTATCACAGGATCTTAAGCGAAAAACCTTTTCCAAAAGTTGCCAGCACTTTCGATCTTCTCACTTAA